The following are encoded together in the Kribbella sp. CA-293567 genome:
- a CDS encoding MOSC domain-containing protein, with amino-acid sequence MRVHRVHRDDRHRFSKSPAGEIELIEGFGVEGDAHAGATVQHLHLQRRNRTAPNLRQVHLIPLEMLDELAVNGYDVAPGELGENIVTAGLDLFELPVGTTLHLGDTAILTVTGLRDPCSQINKLRKGLLKQVLTKTEDGSIVRRAGIMSVVTVGGTVRPGDQLTITLPPAPHEPLDLV; translated from the coding sequence GTGAGAGTCCACCGCGTCCATCGCGACGACAGGCATCGATTCAGCAAGTCGCCGGCCGGCGAGATCGAGTTGATCGAGGGCTTCGGGGTGGAGGGCGACGCGCACGCGGGCGCGACCGTGCAGCATCTTCATCTGCAGCGGAGGAACCGGACGGCCCCGAACCTCCGGCAGGTCCACCTGATCCCGCTGGAGATGCTGGACGAGTTGGCGGTCAACGGGTACGACGTGGCGCCCGGCGAACTGGGCGAGAACATCGTCACCGCGGGCCTCGACCTGTTCGAACTCCCGGTCGGGACCACGCTCCACCTCGGCGACACCGCGATCCTCACAGTGACCGGACTACGGGACCCCTGTAGCCAGATCAACAAACTCCGAAAGGGCCTGCTCAAACAGGTCCTGACCAAGACGGAGGACGGCTCGATCGTCCGCAGAGCCGGAATCATGAGCGTGGTCACGGTCGGAGGAACGGTCCGGCCCGGCGATCAACTGACGATCACCCTCCCGCCCGCCCCCCACGAACCGCTCGACCTGGTCTAG
- a CDS encoding DUF4129 domain-containing protein → MTPRVFLEPPIDIGRDEAAREAARELAKPAYGQAGDNVVSRIVNQVLEWITDMLADLTGQSPDGNAGVLMLVGLIALVAVVVLWRAGVLRTTRGTKSQTVFESDRPRSASQYRAQAEGEAAGGNYTAAVRSRFRACVAELTERTVLDDRPGRTAYEAVADAGRVVPALREPLQPAALVFTEVVYGNRPGTAERYAQVVMADEAARHVSTRQLVQE, encoded by the coding sequence GTGACGCCCAGGGTGTTCCTGGAGCCACCGATCGACATCGGTCGCGACGAGGCCGCGCGGGAGGCCGCCAGGGAGCTGGCCAAACCGGCGTACGGACAGGCGGGCGACAACGTCGTGTCCCGGATCGTCAACCAGGTGCTCGAATGGATCACCGACATGCTGGCCGACCTGACCGGGCAGTCTCCGGACGGCAACGCGGGGGTGCTGATGCTCGTCGGGCTGATCGCGCTGGTCGCGGTGGTGGTCCTCTGGCGAGCCGGCGTGCTGCGCACCACCCGTGGCACCAAGAGTCAGACCGTCTTCGAGAGCGACCGGCCACGCAGCGCGTCGCAGTACCGGGCCCAGGCTGAGGGTGAGGCGGCCGGCGGCAACTACACGGCCGCTGTGCGTAGCAGGTTCCGTGCTTGTGTTGCTGAGCTGACCGAGCGCACTGTGCTCGACGACAGGCCGGGGCGAACGGCGTACGAGGCGGTGGCGGACGCGGGCCGCGTCGTACCGGCGCTGCGGGAGCCACTGCAGCCGGCGGCGCTCGTCTTCACGGAGGTTGTCTATGGCAACCGACCCGGAACTGCGGAGCGCTATGCCCAAGTAGTGATGGCCGATGAGGCCGCCCGGCACGTGTCGACCCGGCAGTTGGTGCAGGAGTGA
- a CDS encoding fibronectin type III domain-containing protein encodes MIRIATAATLLAVLTGCASSATDQPAGSPASQSAGLRLIATLDSPTDVTLSWSGAPADATSTVVEFATEPEGRYTILDFVDADRLTFEHPDLMPKTPFYYRVTPVLGPASAALEVKLPAATIFRTASENPAAGSPTEVAAKSVGKDGVRLTWKDNSSDEDGYLLEIRPRGSTQYRVAGFVDPDSTFTELTTLPGERDASYRIRAFHRGPSSNLAHQTTGTD; translated from the coding sequence TTGATTCGCATCGCCACCGCGGCGACGTTGCTGGCCGTGCTGACCGGCTGCGCTTCAAGCGCGACCGATCAGCCGGCCGGCTCGCCCGCCTCGCAATCGGCCGGCCTCCGGCTCATCGCGACCCTCGACTCGCCGACCGACGTCACGCTGTCGTGGTCCGGCGCACCGGCCGACGCCACCAGCACGGTCGTCGAGTTCGCGACCGAACCCGAAGGCCGCTACACGATCCTCGACTTCGTCGACGCGGATCGACTGACCTTCGAGCACCCGGACCTGATGCCGAAGACCCCGTTCTACTACCGGGTCACCCCGGTGCTCGGGCCGGCCTCCGCGGCACTGGAGGTCAAGTTGCCTGCAGCAACAATCTTCCGTACGGCGAGCGAGAACCCGGCCGCCGGCTCGCCCACGGAGGTGGCCGCCAAGTCGGTCGGCAAGGACGGTGTCCGCCTCACCTGGAAGGACAACTCCTCCGACGAGGACGGCTATCTCCTGGAGATCAGGCCGCGCGGCAGTACGCAGTACCGGGTGGCCGGCTTCGTCGACCCCGACTCGACCTTCACGGAGCTGACCACCCTTCCCGGCGAACGCGACGCGTCGTACCGGATCCGCGCCTTCCACCGGGGTCCGAGCTCCAACCTCGCTCACCAGACCACCGGTACGGACTGA
- a CDS encoding DUF4350 domain-containing protein, with protein sequence MSTALGRSGSEAWRALRLPMLVTGIVVLGVLVLLIAGAARTSGPFSPDSAEPSGTKALAALLEDHGVDVTGTEDLKDALGSGAGRTLLIAPGGSLRRSDWERIANGSWSHVVLIRPTTRALEAVAPGVRNSSETLPKRSRSPGCDLPAAVKAGTATVAGVSYSAPDSAIACYGDGINHTVIRLETGGKTVDVVGSSRTFTNAELADDGNAALALNLLGTHSDLVWYLPQYESSSSRNSDADGPPLVPPDVRYIAWALAFAAFVVAIWRGRRLGPVVPEPLPVIVHAAETTEGRARLYRRSRARDRAAAALRESALGKLQKAHGIPRRAEPIAVVTTVAARTGRDPAMLFELLYGQPPADDSGLMFLSHQLDLLTLEVRHP encoded by the coding sequence GTGAGCACGGCGCTCGGCCGGAGCGGTTCCGAGGCGTGGCGGGCGTTGCGGCTGCCCATGCTGGTCACCGGCATCGTGGTGCTCGGCGTACTGGTTCTGCTGATCGCCGGAGCCGCTAGGACCTCGGGGCCCTTCAGCCCGGACTCTGCTGAGCCGTCGGGCACCAAAGCCTTGGCTGCTCTGCTCGAAGACCACGGCGTCGACGTGACCGGCACAGAGGACCTCAAGGACGCCCTCGGCTCCGGGGCCGGCCGCACGCTGCTGATCGCGCCAGGCGGCTCTCTTCGCCGCTCCGACTGGGAGCGGATCGCCAACGGCAGTTGGAGCCACGTGGTGCTCATCCGGCCCACGACTCGAGCTCTGGAGGCCGTTGCCCCCGGCGTACGGAACTCGTCGGAGACTCTGCCGAAGCGCAGCCGCTCCCCTGGCTGCGATCTCCCTGCGGCAGTCAAAGCCGGTACTGCGACCGTCGCCGGCGTCTCGTACTCCGCTCCCGACTCGGCAATCGCCTGCTACGGCGACGGCATCAACCACACGGTGATCCGGCTCGAGACCGGCGGCAAGACTGTGGACGTAGTGGGGTCTTCTCGGACCTTCACCAACGCCGAACTGGCCGACGACGGCAATGCGGCGCTCGCACTGAACCTGCTGGGCACTCACTCGGACCTGGTCTGGTACCTACCGCAGTACGAGAGCAGCAGTAGCCGCAACAGCGATGCCGACGGGCCGCCGCTGGTCCCGCCGGACGTTCGGTACATCGCCTGGGCTCTGGCCTTCGCCGCGTTCGTGGTGGCGATCTGGCGCGGCCGGCGGCTCGGACCCGTCGTACCGGAGCCGTTGCCGGTCATCGTGCACGCGGCCGAGACCACTGAGGGCCGGGCGCGGCTCTACCGCCGTTCCAGAGCTCGTGATCGTGCTGCGGCCGCGCTGCGCGAGTCTGCTCTGGGCAAGCTTCAGAAGGCCCACGGGATCCCCCGCCGGGCCGAGCCGATCGCCGTGGTGACGACAGTCGCGGCCCGCACCGGCAGGGATCCGGCAATGCTCTTCGAACTGCTCTATGGTCAACCACCGGCCGACGACTCCGGCCTCATGTTCCTGTCCCATCAGCTGGACCTGCTGACGCTGGAGGTACGACACCCGTGA
- a CDS encoding AAA family ATPase — translation MTTATEVTPERARQALVELRTEIGKAVVGQETAVTALVLALLCRGHVLLEGVPGTAKTLMVRALSMAMRLETKRVQFTPDLMPGDVTGSLVYDAKTSEFEFRKGPVFTNILLADEINRTPPKTQAALLEAMEERQVTVDGEPRLLPNPFVVAATQNPIEYEGTYPLPEAQLDRFLLKVTLEIPPRDAEIAVLARHAQGFDPRDLAAAGLRPVAGPEDLLAGQAAVRRVAVREDVLAYVVDLCRATRQSPSLQLGVSPRGATALLAVSRAWAWLSGRDYVIPDDVKAMARPCLRHRVQIRPEAELEGVTADAVLESVLATVPVPR, via the coding sequence GTGACGACCGCTACCGAGGTCACCCCCGAACGGGCCAGGCAGGCACTGGTCGAGCTGCGCACCGAGATCGGCAAGGCCGTGGTCGGCCAGGAGACCGCCGTGACCGCGCTGGTGCTCGCCCTGCTCTGCCGCGGCCACGTCCTGCTGGAGGGCGTCCCTGGGACGGCGAAGACGCTGATGGTGCGGGCGCTGTCGATGGCGATGCGGCTGGAGACCAAGCGGGTCCAGTTCACGCCCGACCTGATGCCCGGTGACGTGACCGGATCGCTGGTGTACGACGCGAAGACCAGTGAGTTCGAGTTCCGCAAGGGCCCGGTGTTCACCAACATCCTGCTCGCGGACGAGATCAACCGGACGCCGCCGAAGACGCAGGCCGCGCTGCTGGAGGCGATGGAGGAGCGGCAGGTCACCGTCGACGGTGAACCCCGGCTGCTGCCGAACCCCTTCGTCGTCGCCGCCACGCAGAACCCGATCGAGTACGAGGGCACCTATCCGTTGCCCGAGGCGCAACTGGACCGGTTCCTGCTCAAGGTGACGCTGGAGATTCCGCCGCGGGACGCGGAGATCGCAGTACTGGCCCGGCACGCGCAGGGGTTCGATCCGCGTGATCTTGCCGCGGCCGGGTTGCGTCCGGTGGCCGGTCCTGAGGACCTGCTGGCCGGGCAGGCCGCGGTGCGGCGGGTCGCGGTACGGGAGGACGTGCTGGCCTATGTGGTCGACCTGTGTCGTGCGACTCGGCAGTCGCCGTCGCTGCAGCTCGGGGTGTCGCCTCGTGGTGCCACTGCGCTGCTTGCTGTGTCTCGGGCATGGGCCTGGTTGTCGGGGCGCGACTACGTGATCCCTGACGACGTGAAGGCGATGGCACGTCCTTGCCTGCGGCACCGGGTGCAGATCCGGCCGGAGGCAGAGCTGGAGGGCGTGACGGCGGACGCAGTACTGGAGAGTGTGCTGGCCACGGTGCCAGTGCCTCGCTGA
- a CDS encoding MerR family transcriptional regulator, translated as MRITEAAKSLGTTPRMLRYREALGLLPRSRAARNSQRQYDGRDLAAVKLALELERRYDVTPAALAFALKALAEPSVAADIRDLGYRTGRLTTPPSPAEIDRERALRWLGRSGTLPPPHNRPR; from the coding sequence ATGCGCATCACCGAGGCGGCCAAGAGCCTGGGCACCACCCCCCGAATGCTCCGCTACCGGGAGGCTCTCGGGCTGCTGCCGAGATCCCGGGCGGCCCGCAACTCCCAGCGTCAGTACGACGGCCGTGACCTCGCGGCGGTCAAGCTCGCCCTCGAACTGGAACGCCGGTACGACGTGACGCCGGCCGCGCTCGCCTTCGCGCTGAAGGCCCTGGCCGAACCGTCGGTCGCCGCCGACATCCGCGACCTCGGCTACCGCACCGGCCGGCTGACCACGCCGCCGAGCCCGGCCGAGATCGATCGCGAGCGCGCGCTGCGCTGGCTCGGCCGGTCCGGCACGCTGCCGCCGCCGCACAACCGGCCTCGCTGA
- a CDS encoding class I SAM-dependent methyltransferase, with the protein MSHQVDWAGWLQRWDEQQAGYLPDREEQFQLMLEIVERLAGPPARFVDLACGPGSISARATRRFPQTEITGLDLDPFLLEIARQTTASAQVRFAEADLRTPGWDAVLGDGQVDAVCSATALHWLDPADLEAVAQTLGRRIRPGGVFLNADTMRLGPDEVPRLDALTVELRDEIWASSHAGGVEDWQTWWDAAAAEPAFAELLAEREQRFANRWRGREITLTDAVQSFRKAGFTEVAVLGQVADKHLFAAIR; encoded by the coding sequence ATGTCGCATCAAGTGGATTGGGCCGGCTGGCTGCAGCGCTGGGACGAGCAACAGGCGGGCTACCTGCCCGACCGGGAGGAGCAGTTCCAGCTGATGCTGGAGATCGTCGAACGCCTCGCCGGCCCACCGGCCCGCTTCGTCGATCTGGCTTGCGGCCCCGGCTCCATCTCCGCCCGCGCCACCCGCCGCTTTCCCCAGACCGAGATCACCGGGCTGGATCTCGACCCGTTCCTGCTGGAGATCGCCCGGCAGACGACGGCGTCCGCGCAGGTCCGCTTCGCCGAAGCCGACCTGCGCACACCGGGCTGGGACGCCGTACTGGGCGACGGCCAGGTCGACGCCGTCTGCTCGGCGACCGCCCTGCACTGGCTGGACCCGGCCGATCTCGAAGCGGTCGCCCAGACCCTCGGCCGCCGGATCCGGCCGGGTGGTGTCTTCCTCAACGCCGACACGATGCGCCTCGGCCCCGACGAGGTCCCGCGCCTGGACGCCCTGACCGTCGAGCTGCGCGACGAGATCTGGGCGTCCTCGCACGCCGGAGGGGTCGAGGACTGGCAGACCTGGTGGGACGCCGCCGCCGCGGAGCCCGCCTTCGCCGAGCTGCTGGCCGAGCGTGAGCAGCGTTTCGCCAACCGCTGGAGAGGTCGCGAGATCACCCTGACCGACGCGGTCCAGTCCTTCCGCAAGGCCGGCTTCACCGAGGTCGCGGTGCTCGGCCAGGTCGCCGACAAGCACCTCTTCGCCGCCATCCGCTGA
- a CDS encoding DUF58 domain-containing protein produces the protein MVLTGRAGVLAGLGVVFVAVVMPRWAGVGVVVAVVLLVCLVDLLLAGSPRRLQLSREGDTAVRLGQQAVVTLLVANPGRRVKGLLRDAWPPSAGVQDGPHKLDLPNGERRRLTTRLVPTRRGDRHADRVTVRSIGPLGFAGRQGSHKVPWTVRALPPFNSRKHLPSRLARLRELDGRTALLVRGQGTEFDSLRDYVPGDDVRSIDWRATARRDSVVLRTWRPERDRQVAIVIDSGRMSAGRVGDAPRLDHAMDAALLLAALATRAGDRVSLLACDSEVRADVRRPAPQDVLPSFVNALANVDAQLVQTDFRVVVSQVLERLGQRSLVVILTGLDPAVIEESLLPVIGPLLRRHVVVLASVADPRLTELETMRSDMIEIYGAASAARTRLDRERVTAVLTRAGATVVDENPEQIAPALADTYLALKKAGRL, from the coding sequence ATGGTCCTCACTGGCCGGGCCGGCGTGCTTGCCGGGCTGGGAGTCGTCTTCGTCGCCGTAGTGATGCCGCGGTGGGCCGGAGTCGGCGTAGTGGTCGCTGTGGTTCTGCTGGTGTGCCTGGTCGACCTGCTGCTGGCAGGGTCGCCACGGCGGCTGCAGCTCAGCCGGGAAGGCGACACTGCGGTGCGGTTGGGCCAGCAAGCTGTGGTGACGTTGCTGGTGGCCAATCCCGGGCGTCGGGTCAAGGGGCTGTTGCGAGATGCGTGGCCGCCGTCTGCCGGCGTACAGGATGGGCCGCACAAGCTTGACCTGCCCAACGGCGAGCGACGGCGGCTGACAACTCGGCTGGTGCCCACCAGGCGCGGGGATCGGCATGCTGACCGGGTGACGGTGCGGTCGATCGGGCCGCTCGGGTTCGCTGGGCGGCAGGGGTCGCACAAGGTGCCGTGGACCGTGCGGGCGCTACCGCCGTTCAACAGCCGCAAGCACCTACCCTCGCGGCTTGCTCGGCTGCGCGAGCTCGATGGCCGAACCGCCTTGCTGGTAAGGGGTCAGGGCACCGAGTTCGACTCACTGCGGGACTACGTGCCGGGCGACGACGTCCGGAGCATCGACTGGCGTGCGACTGCCCGCCGCGACAGCGTCGTACTGCGTACTTGGCGTCCCGAGCGTGACCGCCAGGTGGCCATCGTGATCGACTCCGGCCGGATGTCGGCCGGACGGGTCGGGGACGCCCCACGACTGGACCATGCCATGGACGCCGCGCTGCTGCTGGCCGCGCTGGCGACCCGCGCCGGCGACCGGGTCTCCTTGCTGGCTTGCGATTCCGAGGTCCGCGCGGACGTCCGCCGCCCGGCACCGCAGGACGTGCTGCCGTCGTTCGTCAACGCCTTGGCCAACGTGGACGCCCAACTCGTCCAAACAGACTTCCGCGTGGTCGTCTCCCAGGTGCTCGAACGCCTCGGCCAACGCTCGCTGGTCGTCATCCTGACCGGCCTGGACCCAGCGGTGATCGAGGAGTCCCTACTGCCCGTCATCGGCCCGCTCCTCCGCCGCCACGTCGTAGTACTGGCCTCTGTCGCCGACCCTCGCCTGACAGAACTGGAGACGATGCGCTCCGACATGATCGAGATCTACGGCGCCGCCTCCGCCGCCCGCACCCGCCTCGACCGCGAACGCGTCACCGCCGTCCTCACCCGGGCCGGCGCCACCGTGGTCGACGAGAACCCCGAACAGATCGCCCCGGCGCTGGCCGACACCTACCTGGCCCTCAAAAAGGCCGGACGGCTCTAG
- the ahcY gene encoding adenosylhomocysteinase, with the protein MTFDYKVADLGLAEFGRKEIRLAEHEMPGLMAMRAQYGESKPLAGARIMGSLHMTIQTAVLIETLTALGAEVRWVSCNIFSTQDHAAAAVVVGPNGTADAPQGVPVFAWKGETLEEYWWCTEQALRWPGDEGPNMILDDGGDATMLVHKGTEFEKAGAVPDPSTAESEEYGVVLSVLTRSLQEDPQRWTTIGQNILGVTEETTTGVHRLYEMHKAGSLLFPAINVNDSVTKSKFDNKYGCRHSLIDGINRATDVLIGGKVALVAGYGDVGKGCAESLRGQGARVIVTEIDPICALQAAMDGYQVTTLEDVVGIVDIFVTTTGNKDVITADHMAQMKHQAIVGNIGHFDNEIDMAGLYKTVGIERVNIKPQVDEFRFPDGHTVIVLSEGRLLNLGNATGHPSFVMSNSFTNQVLAQIELFAKTAEYPTDVYVLPKHLDEMVARLHLDALGVKLTELSKEQAEYLGIPVEGPYKSDAYRY; encoded by the coding sequence ATGACGTTCGACTACAAGGTGGCAGACCTCGGCTTGGCCGAGTTCGGGCGCAAGGAAATCCGGCTGGCCGAGCACGAGATGCCGGGGCTGATGGCGATGCGCGCGCAGTACGGCGAGAGCAAGCCGCTGGCCGGCGCGCGGATCATGGGCTCGCTGCACATGACCATCCAGACCGCCGTCCTGATCGAGACGCTGACGGCGCTCGGCGCCGAGGTGCGCTGGGTCTCCTGCAACATCTTCTCCACCCAGGACCACGCGGCCGCGGCGGTCGTCGTCGGCCCGAACGGTACCGCCGACGCACCCCAGGGTGTCCCGGTCTTCGCCTGGAAGGGCGAGACGCTGGAAGAGTACTGGTGGTGCACCGAGCAGGCGCTGCGCTGGCCCGGCGACGAGGGTCCGAACATGATCCTGGACGACGGCGGCGACGCCACCATGCTGGTCCACAAGGGCACCGAGTTCGAGAAGGCCGGCGCGGTTCCGGACCCGTCGACGGCGGAGTCCGAGGAGTACGGCGTCGTGCTGTCGGTGCTGACCCGGTCGCTGCAGGAGGACCCGCAGCGCTGGACCACCATCGGCCAGAACATCCTCGGTGTCACCGAGGAGACCACCACCGGCGTGCACCGGCTCTACGAGATGCACAAGGCCGGCTCGCTGCTGTTCCCGGCGATCAACGTCAACGACTCGGTCACCAAGTCGAAGTTCGACAACAAGTACGGCTGCCGGCACTCGCTGATCGACGGTATCAACCGCGCCACCGACGTGCTGATCGGCGGCAAGGTCGCGCTGGTGGCGGGCTACGGCGACGTCGGCAAGGGCTGTGCGGAGTCGCTGCGTGGCCAGGGCGCCCGGGTGATCGTCACCGAGATCGACCCGATCTGCGCGCTGCAGGCGGCGATGGACGGCTACCAGGTCACCACCCTCGAGGACGTCGTCGGGATCGTCGACATCTTCGTCACCACCACCGGCAACAAGGACGTCATCACCGCCGACCACATGGCGCAGATGAAGCACCAGGCGATCGTCGGCAACATCGGTCACTTCGACAACGAGATCGACATGGCCGGGCTCTACAAGACCGTCGGGATCGAGCGGGTCAACATCAAGCCGCAGGTCGACGAGTTCCGGTTCCCCGACGGCCACACCGTGATCGTGCTGTCCGAGGGCCGGCTGCTGAACCTGGGCAACGCCACCGGGCACCCGTCGTTCGTGATGTCGAACTCGTTCACCAACCAGGTGCTGGCGCAGATCGAGCTGTTCGCGAAGACCGCGGAGTACCCGACCGACGTCTACGTGCTGCCCAAGCACCTCGACGAGATGGTCGCCCGGCTGCACCTCGACGCGCTCGGGGTCAAGCTGACCGAGCTGTCGAAGGAGCAGGCGGAGTACCTCGGCATTCCGGTCGAGGGTCCGTACAAGTCGGACGCCTACCGCTACTGA
- a CDS encoding stage II sporulation protein M, with protein sequence MDVEAFVSVHQPQWDRLAALTRWQRRLTGAEADELVSLYQRVGTHLSALRASGADPVTIGRLSGLIADARGAVTGAQAPVWRDISRYFLVSFPAALYASRRWWLSIGLLFYLVAAWMAWRIIAHPEVLDSVTTPAQIQQLVDKDFANYYSENPAQDFALRVWINNATISAAVLAIGVLLVPVVFVLWDNSMNLGVMAGIMISNDRADVFFGLITPHGLLELTAVFVASAAGLRLGWSWIAPGPRTRMQALARTGRATVGMAIGLGVILLITGLIEAFVTPSPLPTSVRVGIGVLAELAFFGYVWTLGRRAFKSGEYGDVEEADREASAPISA encoded by the coding sequence ATGGACGTCGAGGCGTTCGTGTCCGTGCATCAGCCGCAGTGGGATCGGCTGGCCGCTCTGACTCGGTGGCAGCGGCGGCTGACCGGTGCTGAGGCCGATGAGCTGGTGTCGCTCTATCAACGCGTCGGGACGCATCTGTCGGCGCTCCGGGCCAGTGGCGCCGACCCCGTCACCATCGGAAGGCTCTCCGGACTCATCGCCGACGCGAGAGGTGCGGTGACGGGTGCACAGGCGCCTGTCTGGCGTGACATCTCCCGGTACTTCCTGGTCAGCTTTCCCGCCGCCCTGTACGCGTCACGCCGCTGGTGGCTCAGTATCGGCCTGCTGTTCTATCTGGTGGCCGCCTGGATGGCCTGGCGGATCATCGCGCATCCGGAGGTGCTCGACTCGGTCACCACCCCGGCGCAGATCCAGCAGTTGGTCGACAAGGACTTCGCCAACTACTACTCCGAGAATCCGGCGCAGGACTTCGCTCTGCGGGTCTGGATCAACAACGCGACGATCTCGGCCGCGGTACTGGCCATCGGCGTCCTGCTGGTGCCCGTGGTGTTCGTGCTGTGGGACAACTCGATGAACCTCGGCGTGATGGCCGGCATCATGATCAGCAACGACCGGGCCGACGTGTTCTTCGGCCTGATCACCCCGCACGGCCTGCTGGAGCTGACCGCGGTCTTCGTCGCGTCGGCCGCCGGGCTGCGGCTCGGCTGGTCCTGGATCGCGCCCGGGCCACGCACCAGGATGCAGGCGCTCGCCCGAACGGGTCGCGCCACCGTCGGGATGGCGATCGGGCTCGGCGTGATCCTGTTGATCACCGGTCTGATCGAGGCGTTCGTGACGCCGTCGCCGTTGCCGACCTCGGTCCGGGTCGGCATCGGCGTACTGGCAGAGCTCGCCTTTTTCGGCTATGTGTGGACACTCGGTCGCAGAGCGTTCAAGTCCGGCGAGTACGGCGATGTCGAGGAAGCCGACCGCGAGGCGAGCGCGCCGATCTCGGCCTGA
- a CDS encoding DUF1206 domain-containing protein, whose amino-acid sequence MRTAQKAQNSRLYSVAITVGLIAYGVVHLLIAWIALQLAWGKSSEQADQQGALQELASKPFGGFLLWVVAIGMFALVIWKALELAYGHLDTEKKVSSAGRAVIYLALSISAARVAMGSGGGQQKGMTAKLMESGPGRILIVVVGLVIIGVGIRQLYKSYTKKFTEDLTGGVSDSTILLGRLGYAAKGVAFLVVGGLFAVAAINYDPEKTGGLDTALRTLKEQPFGSVLLTLMALGIACFGVYCFVWSRNAKK is encoded by the coding sequence ATGAGGACCGCCCAGAAAGCCCAGAACAGCCGCTTGTACTCCGTAGCGATCACCGTCGGCCTGATCGCGTACGGCGTTGTCCACCTGTTGATCGCCTGGATCGCCCTGCAACTCGCCTGGGGGAAGTCCTCGGAGCAAGCCGATCAGCAGGGTGCCCTGCAGGAGCTGGCGAGCAAGCCCTTCGGTGGCTTCCTGCTGTGGGTGGTCGCGATCGGGATGTTCGCGCTGGTGATCTGGAAGGCGCTCGAACTCGCCTACGGTCACCTCGACACCGAGAAGAAGGTGTCGTCGGCAGGCCGCGCGGTCATCTACCTCGCGTTGTCCATCAGCGCGGCCAGAGTCGCGATGGGCTCCGGGGGCGGGCAGCAGAAGGGGATGACCGCGAAGTTGATGGAGTCCGGCCCGGGCCGGATCCTGATCGTGGTGGTCGGCCTGGTGATCATCGGCGTCGGAATCCGCCAGCTCTACAAGTCGTACACCAAGAAGTTCACCGAGGACCTGACCGGTGGTGTCTCGGACTCCACCATCCTGCTGGGCCGGCTCGGGTACGCCGCCAAGGGGGTCGCGTTCCTGGTCGTCGGTGGCCTGTTCGCGGTGGCCGCCATCAACTACGACCCGGAGAAGACCGGCGGTCTCGACACCGCCCTCCGCACGCTCAAGGAGCAGCCCTTCGGCTCGGTCCTGCTGACCTTGATGGCGCTGGGCATCGCCTGCTTCGGCGTCTACTGCTTCGTCTGGTCCCGCAACGCCAAGAAGTAG
- a CDS encoding RDD family protein yields the protein MSQLVTGEAVVLQVRIARMPTRALACAIDFFIQVIVLLVLLGALLQFLITDASPALGFALVFIVVLLVLVGYKVVMETLTRGKTLGKLMLGLKVVRDDGSSIRFRHALVRALLWLFVDFAPWFAASPGIVASLMNKQGKRIGDMVAGTVVIRERHQPMASPPLFVPGHLVQWAQSLELSRLSDDLANTCREYLARYLELEPDARVALGDALAFRVGQVTAPAPPATIIAPAFLSAVLAERRRRELTRLATARATYTANTGPFGPAVTPYAVPVGPPNPYAVPAGPFAPPSPYSAQPAPYNPAAPPPGRPFPTPPPQPTPETTKINPQGWHAPGSEPDKWT from the coding sequence GTGTCTCAGCTGGTCACGGGGGAAGCGGTTGTCCTCCAGGTGCGGATCGCGCGGATGCCGACCCGGGCGCTGGCCTGTGCGATCGACTTCTTCATCCAGGTGATCGTGCTGCTGGTACTGCTCGGCGCCCTGCTGCAGTTCCTGATCACCGATGCCAGTCCGGCGCTGGGTTTCGCGCTGGTGTTCATCGTCGTCCTGCTGGTGCTGGTCGGCTACAAGGTCGTGATGGAGACGCTGACCCGGGGCAAGACGCTCGGCAAGCTGATGCTCGGGCTCAAGGTGGTCCGCGACGACGGCAGCTCGATCCGGTTCCGCCATGCGCTCGTCCGCGCGCTGCTGTGGTTGTTCGTGGACTTCGCGCCGTGGTTCGCGGCCAGCCCGGGGATCGTGGCGAGTCTGATGAACAAGCAGGGCAAGCGGATCGGTGACATGGTCGCGGGCACGGTGGTGATCCGCGAGCGGCACCAGCCGATGGCCTCGCCGCCGCTGTTCGTTCCCGGCCATCTGGTCCAGTGGGCTCAGTCGCTGGAGCTGTCGCGTCTGTCGGACGATCTGGCCAACACCTGCCGCGAGTACTTGGCGCGCTACCTGGAGCTCGAGCCGGATGCCCGGGTCGCTCTCGGCGACGCCCTCGCCTTCCGGGTCGGCCAAGTGACCGCGCCGGCTCCTCCAGCGACGATCATCGCTCCTGCGTTCCTCTCCGCAGTACTGGCCGAACGCCGCCGCCGCGAGCTGACCCGCCTGGCCACGGCGAGGGCGACCTACACGGCGAACACAGGACCATTCGGTCCCGCGGTGACCCCGTACGCCGTACCAGTCGGCCCACCCAACCCGTACGCCGTACCCGCCGGCCCTTTCGCCCCGCCCAGCCCGTACAGCGCACAACCCGCGCCCTACAACCCCGCCGCTCCCCCTCCAGGCCGGCCCTTCCCCACACCTCCCCCGCAACCCACGCCAGAGACCACCAAGATCAACCCGCAAGGCTGGCACGCCCCCGGCAGCGAACCCGACAAGTGGACCTGA